One segment of Pseudanabaena sp. PCC 6802 DNA contains the following:
- a CDS encoding substrate-binding domain-containing protein gives MKSRSLKPLSIFAVFLTWGLVSCTPSPSLQTSQQLFDSPSKTSQITVFRVSGSGTAIPIVKKLAEVYTQKHPNSQLQFESGTNSGGAIKGVIQEKLDLAVVNRPLSKAESKEAIVYQPFARDAIAFVAHKPVPTKNFSTTQIQDIYAGKLTNWQQLGGQNAPIIVLDRDPGESARKLGLLPFMQNRPVQVQTIVLSKAKDMVESLDSTPYAFGYSSLGLMQILDPQHVEVLSLDGTLPSVDTVAGGKYPWYLTLGLVHRRNPAPELQSFVNFAVGPEGRQIVEKYGYAGVNSKATP, from the coding sequence ATGAAATCGCGATCGCTGAAACCTCTTTCAATATTTGCAGTATTTCTAACGTGGGGTTTGGTTAGTTGTACGCCCAGTCCAAGCTTGCAAACATCCCAACAATTATTTGATTCTCCCTCGAAAACTTCACAAATAACCGTATTTCGAGTATCGGGTTCGGGTACGGCTATACCAATAGTAAAGAAATTAGCCGAAGTCTATACCCAGAAACACCCCAATTCTCAACTCCAGTTTGAGTCAGGGACTAACTCAGGTGGTGCCATTAAAGGGGTGATTCAAGAAAAGCTGGATCTAGCAGTTGTCAATCGACCGCTATCTAAAGCTGAGTCCAAAGAAGCGATCGTCTACCAGCCCTTTGCTCGCGATGCGATCGCATTTGTCGCGCACAAACCAGTACCAACCAAAAATTTTTCCACAACCCAAATTCAGGATATTTATGCAGGTAAGTTGACAAACTGGCAGCAGTTGGGCGGTCAGAATGCCCCGATTATCGTCCTGGATCGAGACCCAGGCGAATCAGCACGAAAATTAGGGCTTTTACCATTTATGCAAAACCGTCCAGTGCAGGTACAAACCATTGTTCTATCTAAAGCTAAGGATATGGTGGAGTCCCTCGACAGTACCCCCTATGCTTTTGGGTATTCTTCCTTAGGGTTAATGCAAATCCTGGATCCGCAGCATGTCGAGGTTCTCAGTCTAGATGGCACGTTACCCAGCGTCGATACGGTAGCTGGGGGTAAGTACCCGTGGTATCTAACCTTGGGACTAGTTCATCGACGCAATCCAGCCCCAGAGTTGCAAAGCTTTGTTAATTTCGCTGTCGGTCCCGAAGGAAGACAAATCGTAGAGAAATATGGATATGCAGGCGTTAATAGCAAAGCTACGCCCTAG
- a CDS encoding AAA family ATPase, whose protein sequence is MSDDKKDISFEVKGLESIVDEVKQLLNLDQLIDLAQKIDAKTESGEVRTNVHISSRPLSSIPRRGNMPRPAYTNNDSEATSSTPTVTPPDPKAPPVSLEQTVGGLGNMLAQLRDLVEIPLKRPDILAKLGLEPPKGILLMGPPGTGKTLTARSLANVLGVNYISIVGPEIIGKYYGEAEGKLRQVFEKAAKSAPCLIFIDEIDALVPNRANVEGEVEKRLVAQMLGLMDGFSASKGTIVLAATNRPDAIDPALRRPGRFDREILFPVPDRQARKEILAIHTRNMPLAPDVSIDELSDRALGFVGADIKGLCQVAAYKALQRQVPDLSQVPDDLQVTKEDFDHALTQVKPAVLRSLQIQSPQVEWSEIGGLEQVKQTLQEAVAGALLSPELYAHTRARAPRGILLYGPPGTGKTLLAKAVATEAKANFIAIAGPELLTKWVGASEQAIRQLFAQARQASPCVIFIDEIDTLAPARGSYQGDSGVSDRTIGQLLTELDGVKSSEGILLVAATNRKESLDPALLRSGRIELHMKVDLPNAEGRRSILSVHNRDRPLAEDLDLDRWAERTEDWNGADLAFLSNRAAISAIRRHQLAPNGDIKDLRITHTDFEQAFAEIEQQRE, encoded by the coding sequence ATGAGCGACGACAAAAAGGACATTTCATTTGAAGTTAAAGGGCTAGAGTCCATCGTAGACGAAGTCAAACAGCTATTGAATCTCGATCAGCTAATCGACCTCGCGCAGAAGATCGATGCCAAAACGGAGTCAGGTGAAGTGAGAACCAACGTCCATATTTCTAGCCGTCCGCTCAGCAGTATTCCCCGTCGCGGCAATATGCCTCGCCCTGCCTATACGAACAACGACAGCGAAGCCACCAGCAGCACTCCCACTGTAACTCCACCCGATCCTAAAGCGCCTCCCGTCAGCCTCGAACAAACCGTAGGCGGATTGGGCAACATGCTAGCTCAACTGCGCGATCTAGTCGAAATTCCGCTCAAACGCCCCGATATCCTCGCAAAACTCGGCCTTGAGCCGCCTAAGGGCATCCTCCTCATGGGGCCACCGGGAACGGGCAAAACCCTGACGGCGCGATCGCTAGCTAATGTTCTGGGCGTTAACTACATATCGATTGTAGGGCCAGAAATTATTGGCAAGTACTACGGCGAAGCCGAAGGCAAACTGCGCCAGGTATTTGAAAAAGCGGCAAAATCCGCGCCTTGTTTGATTTTTATCGATGAAATCGACGCACTAGTACCCAACCGCGCCAATGTGGAAGGCGAGGTAGAAAAACGCCTGGTGGCGCAGATGCTGGGGTTAATGGATGGATTTTCCGCTAGCAAGGGCACGATCGTGCTGGCCGCAACTAACCGTCCCGATGCCATCGATCCAGCCCTACGCCGTCCCGGTCGTTTCGATCGCGAGATCCTTTTCCCCGTTCCAGATCGGCAAGCTAGAAAGGAGATTCTGGCAATTCATACCCGTAATATGCCGCTAGCCCCAGATGTGAGTATTGACGAGCTATCAGATCGAGCGTTGGGGTTTGTCGGTGCGGATATTAAAGGCTTGTGTCAGGTGGCGGCCTATAAAGCGCTCCAGCGACAGGTACCCGATCTATCACAAGTTCCCGACGATCTACAGGTAACGAAGGAAGACTTCGACCATGCCCTCACGCAAGTGAAGCCAGCGGTGCTGCGATCGCTACAAATCCAGTCACCTCAAGTGGAGTGGTCGGAAATCGGTGGCTTAGAGCAGGTGAAGCAAACCCTGCAGGAGGCGGTAGCAGGGGCATTATTGTCGCCGGAACTGTACGCCCACACGCGCGCCCGCGCGCCCAGAGGCATCCTGCTCTACGGCCCACCCGGTACTGGCAAAACCCTACTGGCAAAGGCAGTCGCCACCGAAGCCAAGGCCAACTTTATCGCGATCGCCGGACCAGAGTTACTCACCAAATGGGTAGGCGCATCGGAACAGGCGATCAGACAGTTATTTGCCCAGGCCAGACAAGCTTCCCCTTGCGTTATTTTTATTGACGAAATCGATACCCTCGCCCCCGCTAGAGGTAGCTATCAGGGTGACAGTGGGGTCAGCGATCGCACGATCGGACAACTGCTGACGGAACTGGATGGCGTGAAGTCTTCTGAGGGCATCCTCTTAGTAGCGGCAACCAACCGGAAGGAATCCCTCGATCCGGCACTCTTGCGATCGGGACGGATCGAACTGCACATGAAAGTCGATCTGCCCAATGCCGAGGGTCGTCGCAGCATTCTGTCGGTACACAATCGCGATCGCCCTTTGGCAGAGGATCTAGATTTAGATCGATGGGCCGAGCGTACGGAAGATTGGAACGGCGCAGATCTAGCATTTTTGAGCAATCGCGCCGCGATTTCTGCCATTCGTCGCCATCAACTCGCCCCCAACGGCGACATCAAGGATCTGCGCATTACGCATACGGACTTCGAGCAAGCTTTTGCCGAGATCGAGCAACAACGCGAATAA
- a CDS encoding glutamate synthase-related protein — MQQPNQNSINIPGPSWLVEERDACGVGFIADRGGRASHDLVVKAIKALTCMEHRGGCSADRDTGDGAGIMTGIPWELLQASIPGIDPAICAVGNIFLPQQEDRAAICREITERCAAEEGLTVVGWRQVPVQPQVLGSQARETCPHMEQVVFQATTLRGEALERALYITRRRIKIEIRRLHPTWHATFYISSLSNHTIIYKGLVRSAVLGEFYQDLLDPAYVTNFTLYHRRFSTNTMPKWPLAQPMRFLGHNGEINTLLGNINWFMAREGDLAHPNWGDRIPDIVPVLKSNESDSAALDHIFELLIETGRSPLESLMILVPEAYDRQPDLEGHQEIVDFYDYYSGLQEAWDGPALLAFSDGKVVGAGLDRNGLRPARYTITCDGMVIVGSEAGTVDIPESEIVEKGKLGPGQALAVDLVNHEILRNWDIKQRVAAARPYGAWLKEYRQELEPQPFYGETALDEQKLLTYQTAFGYTSEDVDMVVEAMAQDGKEPVFCMGDDAPLAVLSNSPHLLYDYFKQRFAQVTNPPIDPLREGMVMSLAMNLGSRGNLLEARPEYARQLKINSPVLNESELAKIQQMGFKAQTLDIVFPIAAGPSGLKIAIATLCDAAIAAVKDGVEILILSDRALDANRAFVPPILAVGAVHHHLIAAGLRMKASIVVETAQCWSTHHFACLIGYGASAICPYLALETTRQWWGKPKTQMQMQQGKIKHLTVAQVQEKYRQAVEGGLLKILSKMGISLLSSYNGAQIFEAIGIGSEVVDLCLRGTTSRVGGMELDDIASEVISFHSRAFPELQSKKLENFGFVQYRPGGEYHMNSPEMAKALHKAVAGEDYDHYEIYKQQLQNRPPTALRDLLEFKSDRAPIPIEQVEPLTEIVKRFCTGAMSLGALSREAHEVLAIAMNRVGGKSNCGEGGEDAIRYLKLNDVDPETGLSPTFPHLKGLQNDDTANSAIKQVASGRFGVTPAYLVSSDQLEIKVAQGAKPGEGGQLPGPKVSPYIAMLRHSKPGVPLISPPPHHDIYSIEDLAQLIFDLHQINPTAKVSVKLVAEIGIGTIAAGVAKANADIIQISGHDGGTGASPLSSIKHAGAPWELGLTEVHTVLMQNQLRDRVLLRVDGGFKTGWDVAIAALLGGEEYGFGTAAMIAEGCIMARVCHTNKCPVGVTSQMENLRKRFPGTPEHVVNFLYFVAEEVRTILAKLGYTSLDEIIGRSDLLVQRQDVKLAKLKHLNLDCLMQLPDAKADRSWLQHPETAHGNGAVLDDRILADPEIQAAIANQTDLSKSYAIVNTDRSVGARVSGAIAKLYGNSGLASQLNLEFTGSAGQSFGAFNSPGMYLSITGEANDYVGKGMRGGEIAIKLLPTALYDPAENVILGNTCLYGATGGYLLANGRAGERFGVRNSGAKAVVEGAGDHCCEYMTGGVIVVLGKTGRNVGAGMTGGIAYFLDEDGRFTERLSQETFKVQRVTTQAGEQQLKELIQASCDRTGSAKAKAILSNWSNYLPMFWQIVPPSEENSPEASDTVAVASAV; from the coding sequence ATGCAACAACCTAACCAGAACTCCATAAATATCCCAGGGCCATCATGGCTTGTAGAAGAGCGCGATGCCTGTGGGGTTGGTTTTATTGCGGATAGAGGGGGTCGTGCCAGCCACGATCTCGTTGTCAAAGCCATCAAGGCGCTGACCTGTATGGAGCACCGTGGGGGGTGTAGCGCCGATCGCGATACTGGTGATGGTGCCGGTATTATGACGGGTATTCCCTGGGAGCTTTTACAGGCATCGATTCCAGGTATAGACCCAGCCATATGCGCGGTGGGCAATATATTTCTGCCGCAACAAGAGGATCGTGCTGCCATTTGTCGCGAAATTACCGAGCGCTGCGCTGCCGAAGAAGGTTTAACCGTCGTGGGTTGGCGGCAGGTGCCAGTGCAACCGCAGGTTTTAGGTTCCCAAGCACGGGAAACCTGTCCCCATATGGAGCAGGTGGTGTTTCAAGCCACAACTCTGCGCGGTGAAGCTTTAGAACGAGCGCTCTACATTACCCGTCGCCGCATTAAAATTGAGATCAGGCGACTGCATCCCACCTGGCACGCGACATTTTATATTTCGTCTCTCTCTAACCACACGATTATTTACAAGGGTTTAGTGCGATCGGCTGTGCTGGGAGAGTTTTACCAGGACTTGCTCGATCCCGCCTACGTCACAAATTTTACCCTTTACCACCGCCGCTTTAGCACCAACACGATGCCGAAGTGGCCGCTAGCTCAACCCATGCGCTTCCTGGGGCATAACGGCGAAATTAATACATTGCTCGGTAATATTAATTGGTTTATGGCGAGGGAAGGCGATCTAGCTCATCCTAACTGGGGCGATCGCATCCCAGATATCGTTCCCGTGCTCAAATCCAACGAAAGCGATTCCGCCGCTCTCGATCATATCTTCGAACTACTGATCGAAACCGGACGCAGTCCATTGGAAAGCTTGATGATTCTGGTGCCAGAAGCCTACGATCGGCAGCCGGATCTCGAAGGGCACCAGGAAATTGTTGATTTCTACGACTATTACAGCGGCTTGCAGGAAGCTTGGGATGGCCCCGCTCTTCTCGCATTCAGCGATGGCAAAGTTGTAGGCGCGGGTCTCGATCGCAATGGATTGCGTCCGGCTCGCTACACGATTACGTGCGATGGCATGGTGATTGTTGGCTCTGAAGCAGGTACGGTGGATATCCCTGAGTCGGAGATCGTCGAGAAGGGTAAACTCGGCCCCGGTCAAGCATTGGCGGTCGATCTGGTAAATCATGAGATTTTACGCAACTGGGATATCAAGCAACGAGTGGCGGCAGCTCGTCCCTATGGGGCATGGTTAAAAGAATATCGCCAGGAACTGGAACCTCAGCCTTTCTACGGCGAAACTGCGCTTGACGAGCAAAAACTGCTGACCTATCAGACTGCCTTTGGCTACACATCGGAAGATGTGGATATGGTCGTAGAAGCGATGGCACAGGATGGAAAAGAGCCGGTTTTCTGCATGGGCGATGATGCGCCTTTAGCCGTACTTTCTAACAGTCCCCATTTACTGTACGACTACTTCAAGCAGCGGTTCGCCCAGGTAACGAATCCTCCCATCGATCCTCTACGCGAGGGCATGGTGATGTCGCTGGCAATGAACTTGGGGTCGCGCGGCAATTTGCTGGAAGCAAGACCCGAGTACGCTCGACAGCTCAAAATTAATAGCCCTGTTTTGAATGAGAGCGAACTGGCAAAAATCCAGCAAATGGGATTTAAGGCACAAACTCTCGATATTGTTTTTCCCATTGCAGCGGGGCCAAGCGGTCTCAAAATTGCGATCGCTACTCTCTGCGATGCCGCGATCGCAGCGGTCAAGGATGGAGTCGAAATCTTAATCCTCAGCGATCGCGCCCTCGATGCCAATCGCGCCTTCGTGCCGCCCATTCTGGCCGTGGGAGCAGTCCACCACCACCTGATCGCGGCTGGTTTGCGCATGAAAGCTTCGATTGTGGTGGAAACGGCGCAATGCTGGAGCACGCATCATTTTGCTTGTCTGATTGGTTACGGAGCCAGTGCGATTTGTCCCTATCTAGCGCTCGAAACCACCAGGCAGTGGTGGGGCAAGCCTAAAACTCAAATGCAAATGCAGCAGGGCAAAATCAAACATCTCACAGTGGCGCAGGTGCAGGAAAAATATCGTCAGGCAGTGGAAGGGGGCTTGCTCAAGATTCTCTCGAAAATGGGAATTTCTTTGCTATCGAGTTACAATGGCGCGCAGATTTTTGAAGCGATCGGTATTGGCAGTGAAGTAGTCGATCTTTGCCTGCGCGGTACGACTTCGCGCGTCGGTGGAATGGAATTAGATGATATTGCTTCCGAAGTGATTAGCTTCCACAGTCGTGCTTTCCCAGAGTTACAGTCTAAGAAATTAGAAAACTTTGGCTTCGTGCAGTACCGCCCCGGTGGTGAATATCACATGAATAGCCCTGAAATGGCGAAGGCGCTGCATAAAGCCGTGGCGGGAGAAGACTACGATCACTACGAAATCTACAAGCAACAATTGCAAAATCGTCCTCCCACGGCGCTAAGGGATTTGTTGGAATTCAAGAGCGATCGCGCTCCTATCCCTATCGAACAAGTCGAACCCCTCACCGAAATTGTCAAGCGTTTCTGTACGGGAGCGATGTCCCTAGGGGCGCTCAGTCGGGAGGCACATGAAGTGCTGGCGATCGCCATGAATCGCGTGGGTGGCAAGTCTAACTGTGGCGAAGGTGGCGAGGATGCCATTCGCTATCTCAAACTCAACGATGTCGATCCGGAGACGGGGTTATCTCCCACATTCCCGCACCTGAAGGGATTGCAGAATGACGATACCGCTAACTCCGCGATCAAGCAGGTAGCATCGGGGCGATTTGGCGTTACGCCCGCCTACCTGGTGAGTTCCGATCAATTGGAAATCAAAGTCGCTCAGGGGGCAAAACCAGGCGAAGGCGGGCAACTGCCAGGGCCAAAGGTAAGTCCCTACATTGCGATGTTGCGCCATTCCAAGCCGGGCGTACCGCTGATTTCGCCACCGCCTCACCACGACATCTACTCGATTGAAGACCTAGCTCAACTAATCTTTGACCTGCATCAAATCAATCCCACTGCAAAAGTCTCAGTCAAACTAGTTGCTGAAATTGGGATCGGCACGATTGCGGCTGGAGTCGCCAAAGCCAATGCCGATATCATCCAAATTTCCGGTCACGACGGTGGCACGGGCGCTTCGCCACTGAGTTCGATCAAGCACGCTGGCGCGCCCTGGGAGTTGGGTCTCACCGAAGTTCATACGGTTTTGATGCAGAATCAACTGCGCGATCGCGTTCTGTTGCGCGTTGATGGCGGCTTTAAGACGGGTTGGGATGTCGCGATCGCAGCCTTACTGGGCGGTGAAGAGTACGGATTCGGTACCGCTGCCATGATTGCTGAAGGTTGCATTATGGCGCGGGTCTGCCATACGAATAAATGTCCGGTGGGCGTGACCTCTCAGATGGAAAATCTGCGCAAACGGTTCCCCGGCACGCCGGAACACGTAGTCAATTTCCTCTACTTCGTGGCGGAGGAAGTACGAACGATCCTGGCTAAGCTCGGCTATACCTCTTTGGATGAGATTATTGGGCGCTCCGATCTGCTGGTGCAAAGACAGGACGTGAAGCTAGCCAAACTCAAACACCTAAATCTCGATTGCCTGATGCAGTTACCGGATGCAAAAGCCGATCGCAGTTGGCTCCAGCACCCCGAAACAGCCCACGGTAATGGTGCAGTTTTAGACGATCGCATCCTTGCCGATCCAGAAATTCAGGCGGCGATCGCTAACCAAACCGATCTAAGTAAGTCTTATGCGATCGTGAATACCGATCGCTCCGTAGGGGCAAGGGTATCGGGCGCGATCGCGAAACTGTACGGCAACTCCGGTTTGGCGAGTCAGCTTAACCTGGAATTCACGGGTAGTGCGGGCCAGAGCTTCGGTGCGTTTAACTCGCCCGGCATGTACCTCAGCATTACGGGCGAAGCCAATGACTACGTGGGCAAGGGGATGCGTGGCGGTGAAATTGCGATTAAGCTCCTACCGACTGCGCTCTACGATCCTGCCGAGAACGTAATTTTGGGCAATACCTGTCTCTACGGTGCGACAGGTGGTTATCTGCTGGCAAATGGCAGGGCGGGCGAGCGCTTTGGCGTGCGCAACTCCGGCGCGAAGGCAGTAGTTGAGGGCGCTGGCGATCATTGCTGCGAATATATGACTGGCGGTGTCATCGTGGTATTGGGCAAAACCGGACGCAACGTCGGTGCGGGCATGACGGGCGGCATTGCCTACTTCCTCGACGAAGATGGCAGATTCACCGAACGGCTCAGCCAGGAAACGTTCAAGGTGCAGCGCGTCACTACCCAAGCGGGCGAACAGCAACTGAAGGAGTTGATTCAAGCCAGTTGCGATCGCACGGGTAGCGCTAAAGCCAAAGCGATTCTGTCTAACTGGTCGAACTACCTGCCCATGTTCTGGCAAATCGTGCCACCATCAGAGGAGAACAGTCCTGAAGCTAGCGATACAGTTGCAGTAGCTTCAGCCGTATAG
- a CDS encoding EAL domain-containing protein: MIVLVAAGSVGISLVEDIATHWQIKLLTEQKGSLVLQGILQRLQDRKKAKALFVELLAEEPNLATSIENKDTRQLTQLLLPLKIKLGIDFVKVYDDQQRNLLLLSNSGNNSPSSLIDDSLTGLTKISTFVSKEGLAVVASAPVKGVHGIAGVVIIGSLLNGEDLESYKGKDPVDLALFQDGSLANITSVQPEVMNLLKQSKFTLNQLEDINKILSKYNFHAVAQELDNGGLLLALISTQDLVSAANQRKTLELLGLMGLLMVLLLVELLLARDIAQPLESMVDTTQDIIHGNYNRLVPSSNIQELQELGKAINYLAKQLQVQISKLTYQAFHDPLTNLPNRPLFEDRLRRALVRAQRSPNTIAVLFLDLDGFKLINDSFGHKAGDRLLVLVSERLDSCLRDEDTLARLGGDEFTILLENIQDMEDATSVARRIAKQLELPFSLEDHEIFISASIGIAISTGDRSRPDDFLRDADAAMYAAKKNGKATHQVFNLNMASQARQQLLLEADLRRALERQEFRVYYQPVIHLDTGKIVEVEALVRWQHPLRGLVPPLDFIPLAEETGLIMPLGQWILEQACKQLRVWHLQYPSDPPLVVGVNLSAKQFQQSQLEDKIAAILQEQNLEPGSLKLEITESAILRNTDANLDLLRKLNDLGVQLAIDDFGTGFSALNYLKQFPVDTLKIDRGFVNGLGSNPEDTAIVHAIIAFAKALNLGITAEGIETANQLAILRELNCDRGQGYYFSKPLPSEAIDHLLASNQAVDSRFLA, translated from the coding sequence GTGATTGTATTGGTAGCAGCAGGCTCGGTTGGCATCAGCCTGGTCGAAGACATTGCTACTCACTGGCAAATAAAACTCCTGACCGAACAAAAAGGCTCGCTCGTACTGCAGGGCATATTGCAGCGCCTGCAAGATCGCAAGAAAGCTAAAGCACTATTTGTAGAGCTACTAGCAGAAGAACCCAACCTTGCTACCTCGATCGAAAACAAAGACACGAGGCAACTAACTCAACTTCTATTACCCTTAAAAATTAAGCTAGGCATAGACTTTGTCAAAGTATATGATGACCAACAGCGTAATTTATTACTCCTGAGCAATAGCGGCAACAATAGTCCTTCGTCTTTAATTGATGATTCTTTAACAGGTCTAACGAAAATCAGTACTTTTGTCAGCAAGGAAGGACTGGCAGTAGTTGCCTCAGCCCCAGTCAAAGGAGTGCACGGGATCGCGGGTGTAGTTATAATTGGCTCTCTATTAAACGGCGAAGACCTCGAATCTTATAAGGGGAAAGATCCTGTCGATTTAGCATTATTTCAGGATGGCAGTTTAGCCAATATTACCTCTGTTCAGCCAGAGGTGATGAACTTGCTAAAACAGTCCAAATTTACTCTGAACCAGCTAGAAGACATTAATAAAATTTTATCTAAATATAACTTCCACGCTGTTGCTCAAGAACTAGATAATGGTGGGTTGCTGCTAGCTTTAATTTCTACCCAAGATTTAGTCTCGGCGGCCAACCAGCGCAAAACGCTCGAGCTACTTGGATTGATGGGATTATTAATGGTACTTTTACTGGTTGAGTTGCTGCTGGCTCGCGACATTGCCCAGCCGCTAGAATCAATGGTTGATACTACTCAGGACATCATTCACGGCAACTACAACAGACTGGTACCATCTAGCAATATTCAAGAACTGCAGGAACTGGGAAAAGCGATTAACTATCTAGCAAAGCAGTTGCAAGTGCAGATTTCCAAGCTTACGTATCAAGCATTTCACGATCCTCTCACCAACCTACCCAATCGCCCTTTGTTTGAGGATCGCTTGCGTCGGGCATTAGTACGCGCTCAGCGCAGTCCGAATACGATCGCCGTGCTATTTCTAGATCTGGATGGATTTAAACTAATCAACGATAGTTTCGGCCATAAAGCAGGCGATCGCCTGCTCGTGCTAGTGAGCGAACGCTTAGATAGCTGCTTGCGAGATGAGGACACCTTGGCACGGTTGGGAGGTGATGAATTCACGATTTTGCTTGAGAACATCCAGGATATGGAGGATGCCACCTCAGTTGCCCGGAGGATTGCGAAACAACTGGAGTTACCTTTCAGTTTAGAAGACCATGAAATATTTATTTCGGCTAGTATTGGCATAGCCATCAGTACGGGCGATCGCAGTCGTCCAGATGACTTTCTCCGCGATGCCGATGCGGCAATGTATGCAGCCAAGAAAAATGGTAAAGCTACCCATCAGGTCTTCAATCTCAATATGGCATCCCAGGCACGACAGCAGTTGCTCTTGGAAGCCGATCTGCGTCGAGCGCTCGAACGCCAGGAATTTAGGGTTTACTACCAGCCAGTAATACATTTAGATACTGGCAAGATTGTTGAGGTAGAAGCACTGGTGCGCTGGCAGCATCCGCTACGCGGCTTAGTGCCACCTCTAGATTTTATCCCTTTGGCAGAGGAAACGGGACTAATTATGCCATTGGGACAGTGGATCTTAGAGCAAGCCTGCAAACAGTTGCGAGTTTGGCATTTGCAATATCCCAGCGACCCACCTCTAGTTGTAGGCGTGAATCTCTCAGCCAAACAGTTTCAGCAATCTCAATTAGAAGATAAAATTGCTGCGATCCTGCAAGAGCAGAATTTGGAGCCAGGTAGTTTGAAGTTGGAAATCACAGAAAGCGCGATCCTGAGAAATACAGATGCCAATCTTGACTTACTCCGCAAACTAAACGACCTGGGAGTGCAATTGGCCATTGATGATTTTGGTACTGGTTTTTCTGCCTTAAATTACTTAAAGCAATTTCCCGTAGACACCCTCAAGATCGATCGCGGTTTTGTAAACGGACTTGGTAGTAATCCCGAAGACACCGCCATCGTTCATGCCATTATTGCTTTTGCTAAAGCCCTAAATCTGGGCATTACAGCTGAGGGAATTGAAACTGCCAATCAATTAGCCATCCTGCGGGAATTAAACTGCGATCGCGGTCAAGGCTATTATTTTAGCAAGCCACTGCCAAGTGAGGCGATCGACCACCTGCTGGCTTCTAACCAAGCTGTCGATAGTCGTTTCTTGGCATGA
- a CDS encoding sirohydrochlorin chelatase produces the protein MLESSVNTLPLNSINTPVIQPQPLLLIGHGTRDADGRQMFLDFASAYQDFDRSRPVIPCFLELTEPSIAEGVEQCLAAGYTEMTALPLLLFAARHSKFDVTNELDRIRQQHPEIKYRYGRHLGITPLLVELWRDRLATFDRSDRNPDRISREDTVILFVGRGSSDPDANSDVCKLARILWEGSGYKTVEVCFIGITHPRLEEGFRRAMFYQPKRIIVLPYFLFTGALVKKIFAVSERMRSEYISHSDLLEIVNLDEIGIDPILFEILRDREIEAQQGEVKMNCEMCKFRLAALSSHGDSGHHHHHHGESHSHAHHHSHEHSHEHSHDREGDREHSHHSHEHIHTHRDREGHESGHSHDRESNGDVGIMWQDIYTDPDTYHARAWQVP, from the coding sequence ATGTTAGAAAGTTCCGTCAATACTTTACCGCTAAATTCTATTAACACCCCTGTCATTCAACCGCAGCCATTACTGCTAATCGGTCATGGCACAAGGGATGCTGACGGTAGACAGATGTTTTTAGATTTTGCCTCGGCCTACCAAGACTTCGATCGCAGTCGCCCAGTTATTCCTTGTTTCCTGGAGCTAACCGAACCGAGCATTGCCGAGGGCGTGGAGCAATGCCTGGCAGCAGGTTATACGGAAATGACAGCACTACCGTTACTGTTGTTTGCCGCCCGTCACAGCAAATTTGACGTTACCAACGAGTTAGATCGCATCCGCCAACAGCACCCCGAAATTAAATATCGCTACGGCAGGCATCTGGGAATTACACCTTTACTCGTCGAGTTGTGGCGCGATCGCCTCGCCACCTTCGATCGCAGCGATCGCAATCCCGATCGCATCAGTCGAGAGGATACGGTAATTCTCTTTGTGGGGCGCGGCTCCAGCGATCCCGATGCCAACAGCGATGTATGTAAATTGGCGCGGATTCTGTGGGAAGGCAGTGGCTATAAGACAGTAGAAGTTTGTTTTATAGGCATTACCCATCCGCGCTTAGAAGAAGGCTTCCGTCGCGCCATGTTCTACCAACCCAAACGCATTATCGTGCTGCCATACTTCCTGTTTACTGGCGCGCTGGTGAAGAAGATTTTTGCAGTCAGCGAGCGGATGCGATCGGAATATATTTCCCATTCAGATTTATTAGAGATTGTAAATCTAGATGAGATTGGAATAGATCCGATTTTGTTTGAAATTCTGCGCGATCGCGAAATCGAAGCGCAGCAGGGCGAAGTCAAGATGAACTGCGAGATGTGCAAGTTCCGACTGGCAGCACTATCCAGTCATGGCGATTCGGGTCATCACCATCACCATCATGGGGAATCCCATTCCCATGCTCATCACCACAGTCACGAACACAGCCACGAACACAGCCACGATCGAGAAGGCGATCGCGAGCATTCCCATCATTCCCACGAGCATATCCATACTCATCGAGATCGAGAAGGCCACGAGTCCGGTCATTCGCACGATCGCGAAAGCAACGGCGATGTAGGCATTATGTGGCAAGATATCTATACCGATCCCGATACGTATCATGCTAGGGCTTGGCAAGTACCATGA